From one Lycium barbarum isolate Lr01 chromosome 6, ASM1917538v2, whole genome shotgun sequence genomic stretch:
- the LOC132644289 gene encoding uncharacterized protein LOC132644289, producing MAKAYTQDDFDELMGKVQKVDMRVAEYLESAGREKWPRLYASVNRGWTMTSNIAECINRHLLAARELPIYDFLEEVRRMFGRWNYNNRRNGTYTFTTLGKKFQEMLSINEYLCLRMTVEPSTEFVYTIHDGGRRFILNLNRKTCSCRMFQLDEIPCPHAWAVIKKKNMVAEDYCSDLFKPATVLKTYDVPVDPLPDEREWNIPNHILEDVVLPPRYKRPPGRPKKRRDKPLSELLFGKGRHACSTCGQVGHNRRSCSFEPLRK from the exons ATGGCAAAGGCATACACGCAGGATGATTTCGATGAGTTAatgggaaaggttcaaaaggtaGATATGCGCGTGGCAGAGTATTTGGAATCGGCTGGTAGAGAAAAGTGGCCTAGATTGTATGCATCTGTTAACCGAGGGTGGACAATGACTTCTAACATAGCAGAGTGCATTAACCGACATCTTCTAGCAGCTAGAGAACTGCCTATATATGACTTTCTCGAAGAAGTTAGAAGGATGTTTGGGAGATGGAATTACAATAACCGGAGAAATGGAACATACACGTTCACTACACTCGGTAAAAAGTTTCAGGAAATGCTATCAATCAACGAGTATCTATGTCTACGAATGACG gTAGAACCGTCAACAGAATTCGTGTACACAATACATGATGGAGGACGACGATTCATTCTTAATTTGAATAGAAAAACTTGTAGTTGTCGTATGTTTCAACTAGATGAAATCCCCTGCCCGCATGCATGGGCtgtcattaaaaagaaaaatatggtTGCTGAGGATTATTGCTCTGATTTGTTCAAACCAGCGACTGTGTTGAAGACATATGATGTACCTGTGGATCCTCTACCCGACGAGCGTGAATGGAACATTCCCAACCACATCTTGGAGGATGTGGTTTTGCCCCCGAGATACAAGAGACCGCCTGGTAGGCCAAAGAAGAGGCGTGATAAGCCTTTAAGTGAATTGTTGTTTGGAAAGGGCAGACATGCTTGCAGTACTTGTGGACAAGTTGGGCACAACAGACGTTCATGTAGTTTTGAGCCTCTGAGGAAGTGA